In Mammaliicoccus sp. Marseille-Q6498, the genomic stretch CCACCTAATACGAGTAGAATACCAAATCCGCTACCTCCGAATAAATTGGCCATTGCATCTGCAGTAGCTAAGTTACTATTTTTTAATTGACTTGGTGAAAGTCCTGTTGCTACACCAAATACAATAAGTAAATAGAATATAACTGAAGCTATAATTGAAACGACGAGTATGCCACCGATTTTTTTAGAAGGTGCTTTAACTTCTTCAGCAATTTGTGGAATAACATCAAATCCAACAAATAGGAAAGGTATCATAATCAATACTGACATCGTGCCACCTACACCATGATTAAACAATGGTTTCAAGTGTGTGAAGTCTCCGTTAAATCCTGCTCCAAATACTAATAATAAACCAACACCTACGATGAAGATCGTAAATACTGTTTGCATAATTGCTGCCGGTTTAACTCCGAAATAGTTCAATGAAGTTAACACAATACTACCGATTGAACCGATGAGTACCCAAGTTAAGTAAACGTCCCAACCTGCTATATTCCACATAAACCCTTGATGTTTAAACGGAATCACATAATCAATTACTGTTGGTAATGCCACCGCTTCAAATGCGATAACTGAAACGTAACCAAACAATACTGACCAACCTGAGAAAAATGCTATGCCTGGAGAATATGCTTTCTTAACGAAAACAAATCCACCACCTGTTTCAGGTATTGCTGCTGCAAGTTCAGCATATGTTAAGCCAATAAAGATTACTAATAACCCACCAATTATAAATGCGATAACACTACCTAAAAATCCTGCTTCTGAAATCCATTCTCCTGATAGTACAACCCAGCCCCATCCAAGCATGGCCCCTATCGCTAAGAATAGTACATCAACTATGTTCATTGATTTGTTAAATTGAGAACCCATATTCGTACCCCTTTTCGTTAGTCAAATTATGCTTTAAGACTTGCCTCTAAAATAGATAAACCTTTATTCAACTCATCTTCAGTAATAACTAAAGGTGCTAAAAATCGAATAACATTTCCATTAATACCAGCTGATAATAACAATAATCCATTGTCATTAGCTGCTTTAACGATTTGTGCTGTTTTTTGTTTA encodes the following:
- a CDS encoding APC family permease; the encoded protein is MGSQFNKSMNIVDVLFLAIGAMLGWGWVVLSGEWISEAGFLGSVIAFIIGGLLVIFIGLTYAELAAAIPETGGGFVFVKKAYSPGIAFFSGWSVLFGYVSVIAFEAVALPTVIDYVIPFKHQGFMWNIAGWDVYLTWVLIGSIGSIVLTSLNYFGVKPAAIMQTVFTIFIVGVGLLLVFGAGFNGDFTHLKPLFNHGVGGTMSVLIMIPFLFVGFDVIPQIAEEVKAPSKKIGGILVVSIIASVIFYLLIVFGVATGLSPSQLKNSNLATADAMANLFGGSGFGILLVLGGVAGIITSWNAFIIGGSRILYAMAKNNMIPKWFSYIHPKYKTPTHGILFLGALAFVAPLLGRPALVWIVDAGGVGVVLGYLFVAFSFLKLRRTEPNLERPYRIKSGKAVGWIAVILSLAFVAIYLPGMPSSLVWPHEWIIVFVWYGIAAVLYITKPKGELTYEKPQSVQPGDK